A region of Bacillota bacterium DNA encodes the following proteins:
- a CDS encoding adenosylhomocysteinase, with protein sequence MGVNRDMDEGAAKIEWARTHMPVLAEIEQNFRQNKPFDGMTIGMSIHLEAKTARLALCLMEGGADVAITGSNPLSTQDDVAHALAQMGAHVYAWYGESDEEHAGNLRRVLEYSPDLLLDDGLDLTATLVQEFPKLKSKTLAACEETTTGINRAKAMEKDGVLPFPIVAVNDARMKHLFDNRYGTGESALAGFLRATNLVVSSKIFVVAGYGWVGRGIAEKIRGMRGRVVITEVDPVRALEAVFDGFEVMPMKEAAKVGDVFLTATGNCGVIGEEHFNLMKDGAILANAGHFDVEVDVRALRRMASSRIVRNNIEEFSFSDGKKIYLIAQGRLINLAAGDGHPVEIMDLSFAVQALALEWCARSARELPVGLIPVPGKIDQQIAHIKLQTAGIQIDHLTDEQESYLSQWRYIN encoded by the coding sequence ATGGGGGTAAATAGAGACATGGATGAAGGGGCCGCCAAAATCGAATGGGCGCGAACTCATATGCCTGTGTTGGCGGAGATCGAACAGAATTTCCGTCAAAACAAGCCTTTTGATGGAATGACAATAGGCATGTCGATCCACCTGGAGGCAAAGACGGCTAGACTGGCATTGTGCCTTATGGAAGGTGGAGCGGATGTCGCCATCACGGGAAGCAATCCTCTGTCTACTCAGGACGACGTGGCTCATGCTTTGGCTCAAATGGGAGCGCATGTTTACGCCTGGTATGGTGAGAGCGATGAAGAGCATGCAGGAAACCTGCGACGCGTCCTTGAGTATTCGCCGGATCTCTTATTGGACGACGGACTAGACCTCACTGCGACCCTTGTGCAGGAGTTTCCGAAACTGAAGAGTAAAACCCTTGCAGCTTGTGAGGAGACGACTACTGGCATCAACCGCGCAAAGGCTATGGAAAAGGACGGAGTCCTCCCATTTCCCATTGTAGCGGTAAACGATGCTAGAATGAAGCATCTATTTGACAACCGCTATGGGACTGGTGAATCGGCCCTCGCGGGTTTCTTGCGGGCGACGAACCTGGTGGTGTCATCGAAGATCTTTGTTGTTGCTGGTTACGGCTGGGTCGGGCGTGGTATCGCTGAAAAGATCAGAGGAATGCGTGGCAGGGTGGTTATTACTGAGGTAGACCCGGTCAGGGCTCTTGAGGCCGTTTTCGATGGTTTTGAAGTAATGCCGATGAAAGAGGCCGCAAAGGTAGGCGACGTCTTCCTCACCGCCACGGGAAACTGCGGGGTCATCGGGGAAGAGCATTTCAACCTCATGAAGGATGGAGCAATCTTGGCCAATGCCGGGCATTTTGATGTTGAGGTCGATGTGAGAGCCCTGCGGCGAATGGCTTCTTCGAGAATTGTCCGCAATAACATCGAGGAGTTCTCATTTTCCGACGGTAAGAAGATCTATTTGATAGCTCAGGGCAGACTGATCAACCTCGCCGCAGGCGACGGCCATCCAGTGGAGATCATGGATCTTTCATTCGCTGTACAGGCATTGGCCCTTGAATGGTGCGCCCGCAGTGCGAGGGAACTTCCTGTGGGTCTTATCCCTGTACCTGGCAAGATAGACCAGCAGATTGCGCACATAAAGCTCCAGACCGCCGGGATTCAGATAGATCATTTGACTGATGAACAGGAGTCCTATCTTTCCCAGTGGAGATACATCAATTAA
- a CDS encoding NUDIX hydrolase — protein sequence MNLVFDASKIQEDTVDTKRIYEGKIVNLRVDTVKLPDGRTSTREVVEHSAAVAIIPLLDQNRIVMVRQYRYPIGRVTLEIPAGKVDRDEEIMECARRELEEETGYVGASFQKILSFYTTPGFSDEIIHIFIARGLSRTAAHPDEDEFIQTETVTLDEAIRMVENGVICDAKTTAALLFLKIRGE from the coding sequence TTGAATTTGGTCTTCGATGCAAGTAAGATCCAGGAGGATACAGTTGACACAAAGAGAATTTATGAGGGAAAGATCGTAAACCTACGGGTAGATACGGTGAAGCTCCCTGATGGCCGGACTTCCACCAGGGAAGTCGTGGAGCATTCCGCGGCGGTGGCAATAATACCGCTTCTTGATCAGAACAGGATCGTAATGGTAAGGCAATATCGCTACCCAATAGGAAGGGTGACTCTTGAGATACCTGCCGGCAAGGTTGATAGGGATGAGGAGATAATGGAGTGCGCGCGACGAGAGCTTGAAGAAGAAACCGGTTATGTCGGAGCTTCCTTCCAGAAGATACTGAGTTTTTATACAACGCCTGGGTTTTCCGACGAGATCATCCATATTTTCATTGCGAGAGGCTTGTCACGGACGGCCGCGCACCCCGATGAAGATGAGTTCATCCAGACTGAGACCGTCACTCTCGATGAGGCAATTCGCATGGTAGAAAATGGCGTGATCTGTGATGCAAAGACAACAGCTGCTCTGTTATTCTTGAAGATCCGAGGGGAATAA
- the adhE gene encoding bifunctional acetaldehyde-CoA/alcohol dehydrogenase, with translation MSVSLQHDKEIGQKIDALVGKAVKAKVELAKFSQEQVDKIVESMALAGVDAYLRLAHMAVEETKMGICEDKAIKNLVATEYVFNHIRNVKTVGVLHRDEQLGITEYAEPIGVIAGVTPVTNPTSTTMFKSLIAMKTRNPIIFAFHPKAQNCSAAAAKIMLQAAIEAGAPEGCISWIEEPSIEATNLLMTHPGVDLILATGGSGLVKAAYSSGKPALGVGPGNVPAYIEKTANIPQAVHDIVLSKTFDNGTICASEQAIIVDEDIASQVKAELIKLGGYFLNDLETKKVEEIAIDAKRGGMSPQVVGQSAETIARLAGIRVPAGTRLLIAPLKGVGEKYPLSREKLSPIIAYYEVKGPSEGIKRAIEMTEFGGLGHSAVIHSTDQTVIDRFCHEVKVGRLLINSPSALGGVGDSYNYLPPSFTLGCGSAGGNSTADNVGIKHLISIKRRADRKIDEKWFRVPPRIYFEPGSIRYLAQLKGKRAQIVTDKMMVSLGYVDKATRWLDEAGIQYKIFSDVEPDPSVETVMRGVSEMRQFEPDTIIAIGGGSAIDAGKCMWLFYEYPDITFQNLKLRFQDIRKRAFLFPQLKAEFVAIPTTSGTGSEVTAFTVITDRTNNIKYPITDYAVTPHVAIIDPDFTMTIPPKVTADTGLDVLVHALEAYVSIMASDYTDALALKAIEIVFEYLPKAYKNGSDRLAREKMHNASCLAGMAFTNAFLGINHSLAHALGGEFHIPHGRANAVLMPAVIKYNGSRPTKLMPYPKYNTYQAPERYARVARMLGLQAETPEEGVNSLIAAILRLMEEVGMPLSIKECGVPEKQFEQAVDKLANQAFADQCTVTNPRLPLIEELKEILRSSYDRKVS, from the coding sequence ATGTCAGTGTCGCTGCAGCATGATAAGGAAATAGGGCAGAAAATCGATGCCCTGGTCGGCAAGGCGGTAAAGGCGAAGGTTGAACTGGCGAAGTTTTCGCAAGAGCAAGTAGACAAAATCGTTGAATCTATGGCGTTAGCCGGTGTCGATGCGTATTTGCGCTTAGCCCATATGGCCGTGGAAGAAACAAAGATGGGCATTTGCGAAGATAAAGCAATCAAAAACCTTGTAGCGACAGAGTACGTCTTCAATCACATCCGTAACGTAAAGACCGTTGGTGTCCTGCATCGGGACGAGCAATTAGGAATTACCGAATATGCCGAGCCAATAGGGGTGATCGCTGGCGTTACTCCGGTGACAAACCCGACATCTACAACTATGTTTAAATCACTAATCGCGATGAAAACTCGAAACCCGATCATCTTCGCCTTCCACCCGAAAGCTCAAAACTGCAGTGCAGCAGCTGCCAAAATCATGCTGCAAGCGGCGATCGAAGCGGGAGCTCCGGAAGGTTGCATCAGTTGGATTGAGGAACCATCTATCGAAGCCACTAACCTCTTAATGACCCATCCGGGGGTCGACCTCATACTCGCGACTGGCGGGTCGGGATTGGTGAAGGCAGCATATAGCAGCGGAAAACCAGCTTTGGGCGTAGGCCCCGGAAATGTGCCTGCCTATATCGAGAAGACGGCTAATATCCCCCAGGCAGTCCACGATATTGTCTTAAGCAAGACCTTTGATAACGGAACCATTTGTGCATCTGAGCAAGCCATCATAGTTGACGAAGATATCGCCTCTCAAGTAAAGGCCGAACTGATAAAACTCGGCGGATATTTCCTCAATGATCTTGAGACCAAGAAAGTAGAAGAAATAGCCATCGATGCCAAGCGGGGTGGAATGAGCCCCCAGGTGGTTGGGCAGAGTGCAGAGACCATCGCCCGTTTAGCCGGGATCAGAGTACCGGCAGGAACGCGCCTCCTCATTGCTCCTCTCAAGGGTGTAGGTGAGAAATACCCGCTTTCTCGGGAAAAGCTGAGCCCCATTATCGCCTATTATGAAGTGAAAGGGCCATCTGAGGGCATCAAGCGTGCCATAGAAATGACGGAGTTCGGCGGTTTGGGACATTCTGCAGTTATTCATTCAACAGACCAGACAGTAATCGATAGATTCTGCCATGAAGTCAAAGTTGGGCGTCTGTTGATAAATAGCCCGAGCGCACTGGGTGGCGTCGGCGATAGCTATAACTACTTGCCGCCTTCATTTACCCTGGGCTGTGGCTCAGCGGGCGGCAATTCCACCGCCGATAACGTTGGAATCAAACACCTCATCTCCATTAAGCGGAGAGCTGACCGTAAGATCGATGAAAAATGGTTTCGAGTGCCGCCCCGGATCTACTTTGAGCCCGGTTCTATTCGCTATCTTGCCCAGTTGAAGGGGAAGCGCGCGCAGATCGTCACAGATAAGATGATGGTCAGTCTCGGCTATGTGGATAAGGCAACTAGATGGTTAGATGAAGCCGGAATACAGTATAAGATCTTCAGCGACGTCGAACCTGATCCTTCGGTGGAAACGGTTATGCGCGGAGTTAGTGAAATGCGACAATTTGAACCTGATACCATTATTGCCATCGGCGGAGGCTCAGCCATAGACGCAGGCAAATGCATGTGGCTGTTCTATGAGTATCCAGATATCACATTCCAGAATTTGAAACTGAGATTTCAAGACATTCGCAAGCGAGCATTTCTCTTCCCACAATTGAAGGCCGAGTTTGTTGCAATCCCGACCACTAGCGGCACAGGATCTGAAGTCACTGCTTTCACTGTCATCACGGATCGGACGAATAACATAAAATATCCGATAACTGACTACGCAGTGACGCCCCATGTAGCAATAATTGACCCTGATTTCACCATGACCATTCCGCCCAAAGTCACAGCAGACACCGGTCTCGACGTCCTAGTTCACGCTTTGGAAGCCTATGTCTCCATCATGGCGAGCGATTATACGGATGCCCTGGCTCTCAAGGCAATTGAAATCGTATTCGAATACCTGCCCAAGGCTTATAAGAACGGATCAGACCGGCTGGCGAGGGAAAAGATGCATAATGCCTCATGCTTGGCAGGCATGGCTTTCACGAACGCATTCCTGGGCATAAACCACAGTCTTGCTCATGCTTTAGGTGGCGAATTTCACATTCCGCATGGGAGGGCTAATGCAGTGTTAATGCCGGCGGTAATCAAATACAATGGAAGTCGGCCGACCAAGCTCATGCCATACCCCAAATACAACACTTATCAGGCCCCGGAACGATATGCCAGGGTCGCACGAATGCTGGGTCTACAGGCAGAGACTCCAGAAGAAGGCGTCAACAGTCTGATTGCAGCGATCCTACGCCTAATGGAAGAAGTGGGGATGCCTTTATCGATCAAAGAGTGCGGGGTTCCGGAAAAGCAATTCGAACAGGCAGTGGACAAACTAGCCAATCAGGCCTTTGCCGACCAGTGTACAGTCACCAATCCAAGGCTGCCACTGATCGAAGAGCTAAAGGAGATCCTCCGGTCATCCTATGATCGAAAGGTCAGCTGA
- a CDS encoding redox-sensing transcriptional repressor Rex, translating to MQVATDKEKVRTKGCDGIPFATIRRLPVYYRYLENLSKREVERISSRELAAKIGSNPSQIRQDLSWFGNFGQEGYGYRVDELLRAIGRILGLDQKTEMVLVGAGHLGRAIANYPGFRQRGFFIKAIFDNAPEVIGEIVGGVYVQDVRELEQYLLENPVKIGIITTPKEAAQEIADILVKGGVKGIWNFAPVSLKTPDGVAVENVHISESLMALSFRIQPGRR from the coding sequence ATGCAAGTGGCCACTGATAAAGAGAAGGTCAGGACAAAAGGGTGTGATGGTATCCCATTTGCTACCATTAGGCGGTTGCCTGTATATTACCGTTATCTTGAAAATCTTTCAAAGAGGGAAGTCGAGAGAATATCTTCAAGAGAATTAGCCGCTAAGATCGGGAGCAACCCATCTCAGATAAGACAGGATCTGAGCTGGTTTGGAAACTTCGGTCAAGAGGGATATGGCTATAGAGTTGATGAACTGCTAAGAGCAATTGGACGGATTTTGGGCTTAGATCAAAAGACAGAAATGGTGCTGGTCGGCGCCGGCCATCTTGGCAGGGCAATAGCCAACTATCCAGGCTTTAGGCAGAGGGGCTTTTTCATCAAGGCCATATTCGATAATGCCCCTGAGGTAATTGGTGAAATTGTGGGAGGAGTTTATGTCCAGGATGTAAGGGAACTTGAACAATACCTGCTTGAAAATCCCGTTAAGATTGGCATAATCACCACTCCTAAAGAGGCTGCCCAGGAAATCGCTGATATCCTCGTTAAGGGAGGAGTGAAGGGAATATGGAATTTCGCGCCGGTATCGCTAAAGACGCCTGACGGGGTAGCTGTCGAGAACGTTCATATAAGTGAGAGCCTGATGGCCCTTTCTTTCAGGATCCAGCCGGGGCGCAGATAG